From one Lotus japonicus ecotype B-129 chromosome 3, LjGifu_v1.2 genomic stretch:
- the LOC130743994 gene encoding probable jasmonic acid carboxyl methyltransferase 2 gives MYTLPPSRQIKWHSIRSLPPMSMEQVLHMNGEGEETSYAKNSTFQRKVILGTELILEESIKRLLHQTTYKSNLKVVELGCSSGPNALLVVYKILGIINETVMSLNREAPILQVYLNDLFGNDFNGIFKLLPDFYQRIQERGDNVGSCLINATPGNFYGRLFPNNCIHFFHSSSSLHWLSQAPEELTMGEEPLNKGHIHLTYTSPAIVYKSYFEQFQRDFKLFLGSRSDELILGGSMVLSFLGRKNALFEIGDSGVLIGIVLNDMVLEGLIEKTSLDCFNMPLYCPTMEEVKQIIEEEGSFTIQTLKTIQISWNSHLPDDIDVSILDNKVRGDLISKSLRAVMEPLFSFSFGKDIMHELFTRFGRKISQIMEIETLQYTNLIMSITKR, from the exons ATGTATACTTTACCACCAAGTAGGCAGATTAAATGGCACAG TATTAGGAGTTTGCCCCCAATGTCAATGGAACAAGTTCTTCACATGAATGGAGAAGGGGAAGAAACAAGCTATGCAAAAAACTCCACATTTCAA agAAAAGTGATATTGGGAACAGAGCTTATTCTAGAAGAAAGTATTAAGAGATTGTTGCATCAAACCACTTATAAAAGTAATTTGAAAGTGGTCGAATTAGGTTGCTCTTCAGGACCAAATGCACTTCTTGTTGTGTACAAAATATTGGGTATCATTAATGAGACTGTAATGAGTTTAAATCGTGAGGCGCCTATACTTCAAGTTTATCTTAATGATCTTTTTGGAAACGATTTTAACGGTATCTTCAAGTTACTTCCTGATTTCTACCAAAGGATACAAGAGAGAGGAGACAACGTTGGATCATGCCTTATAAATGCAACTCCGGGGAACTTTTATGGAAGACTTTTTCCTAATAATTGCATCCATTTCTTTCATTCTTCCAGTAGTCTTCACTGGCTCTCACAG GCTCCCGAAGAATTGACTATGGGAGAAGAACCACTAAACAAGGGTCATATTCATTTAACATATACAAGCCCTGCAATAGTCTACAAATCATATTTTGAGCAATTTCAAAGAGATTTCAAATTGTTTCTCGGTTCACGTTCAGATGAACTAATACTTGGTGGAAGTATGGTACTATCTTTCCTTGGAAGAAAAAATGCTTTATTTGAAATAGGCGATTCTGGAGTCTTAATTGGTATCGTACTCAATGACATGGTCTTAGAG GGTTTGATTGAGAAGACATCATTGGATTGCTTTAATATGCCTTTATATTGTCCTACGATGGAGGAAGTTAAACAAATAATTGAGGAAGAAGGATCATTTACCATTCAAACATTGAAAACTATTCAAATAAGTTGGAATTCACACCTTCCAGATGACATTGATGTTTCTATTCTTGATAACAAAGTGAGAGGAGATTTGATTTCCAAGTCCCTCAGAGCTGTCATGGAACCTCTTTTCTCATTTTCGTTTGGCAAAGACATCATGCATGAATTATTCACAAGGTTCGGAAGGAAGATATCCCAAATCATGGAGATAGAGACATTGCAATACACAAATTTAATCATGTCCATCACAAAAAGATGA
- the LOC130749468 gene encoding probable jasmonic acid carboxyl methyltransferase 2 isoform X1 has protein sequence MRIFFLLLINRTGGSIFYFNFQRKVISETQPILEESIKRFLHQTTFKSSLKVADLGCSSGPNALLVVYKILTIINETKNNSNLEAPILQVYLNDLFGNDFSGIFKLLPDFYQGVQERGHNNGACLIHATPGNFYGRLFPNNYINFFHSSSSLHWLSQAPEELTTGEEPLNKGHIHITNTSPEIVYKAYFEQFQRDFKLFLRSRSDELTVGGSMLLSFLGRENSLFEIGTSGALIGMILNDMVLEVWLKERDIVLGLLLQQQHPNNLFLHVTATLYRSMLTMCNSLVSLYRSIVSLYRSTMSLYRSIVHL, from the exons atgcgaattttttttttgttgcttataaataggaccggagggagtatattttACTTTAATTTTCAGAGAAAAGTGATATCGGAAACACAACCTATTCTAGAAGAAAGTATCAAGAGATTCTTGCATCAAACCACTTTTAAAAGTAGTTTGAAAGTGGCAGATTTAGGTTGCTCCTCGGGACCAAATGCACTTTTGGTCGTATATAAAATATTGACTATCATCaatgaaactaaaaataattcaaatcttGAGGCGCCTATACTCCAAGTTTACCTTAATGATCTTTTTGGAAATGATTTTAGCGGTATCTTCAAGTTACTTCCTGATTTCTACCAAGGGGTACAAGAGAGAGGACACAACAATGGAGCATGCCTTATACATGCAACTCCAGGGAACTTCTATGGGAGACTTTTTCCGAACAATTACATCAATTTCTTTCATTCTTCCAGTAGTCTTCATTGGCTCTCACAG GCTCCAGAAGAATTGACTACGGGAGAAGAACCACTAAACAAGGGTCATATTCATATAACAAATACAAGCCCTGAAATAGTCTATAAAGCATATTTTGAGCAATTTCAAAGAGATTTTAAATTGTTTCTAAGATCACGTTCAGATGAACTAACTGTTGGTGGAAGTATGTTACTATCTTTCCTTGGAAGAGAAAATTCTTTATTTGAAATAGGTACTTCAGGAGCCTTAATTGGGATGATACTCAATGACATGGTCTTAGAG GTATGGCTAAAAGAAAGAGACATTGTCTTAGGACTTCTTCTTCAGCAACAACACCCCAATAATCTGTTTCTGCACGTCACAGCGACCTTATATCGCAGCATGTTGACCATGTGCAACAGCTTAGTGAGTCTATACCGCAGCATAGTGAGCCTATACCGCAGCACAATGAGCCTATACCGCAGCATAGTGCACCTATAA
- the LOC130749468 gene encoding jasmonate O-methyltransferase-like isoform X2, translated as MEKEQKQVMQKTPHSNGIFKLLPDFYQGVQERGHNNGACLIHATPGNFYGRLFPNNYINFFHSSSSLHWLSQAPEELTTGEEPLNKGHIHITNTSPEIVYKAYFEQFQRDFKLFLRSRSDELTVGGSMLLSFLGRENSLFEIGTSGALIGMILNDMVLEGLVEETTLDYFNMPLYCPTMEEVKQIIEGEGSFTLQTLKTIQISWNSHLPDDIDVSVLDNKMRGYLIAKSLRAVMEPLLSFAFGNNIMDELFSRFGKKISQIMEMETLQYTTLIMYMTKI; from the exons ATGGAGAAGGAGCAGAAACAAGTTATGCAAAAAACTCCACATTCCAA CGGTATCTTCAAGTTACTTCCTGATTTCTACCAAGGGGTACAAGAGAGAGGACACAACAATGGAGCATGCCTTATACATGCAACTCCAGGGAACTTCTATGGGAGACTTTTTCCGAACAATTACATCAATTTCTTTCATTCTTCCAGTAGTCTTCATTGGCTCTCACAG GCTCCAGAAGAATTGACTACGGGAGAAGAACCACTAAACAAGGGTCATATTCATATAACAAATACAAGCCCTGAAATAGTCTATAAAGCATATTTTGAGCAATTTCAAAGAGATTTTAAATTGTTTCTAAGATCACGTTCAGATGAACTAACTGTTGGTGGAAGTATGTTACTATCTTTCCTTGGAAGAGAAAATTCTTTATTTGAAATAGGTACTTCAGGAGCCTTAATTGGGATGATACTCAATGACATGGTCTTAGAG GGTTTGGTTGAAGAGACAACATTGGATTATTTTAATATGCCTTTATATTGTCCTACAATGGAGGAAGTTAAACAAATAATTGAGGGAGAAGGATCATTTACCCTTCAAACATtgaaaactatccaaataagtTGGAATTCACATCTTCCAGATGACATTGATGTTTCTGTTCTTGATAACAAAATGAGAGGATATTTGATTGCCAAATCCCTTAGAGCTGTCATGGAACCTCTTTTGTCATTTGCATTTGGCAATAATATCATGGACGAATTATTCTCAAGGTTCGGAAAGAAGATTTCCCAAATCATGGAGATGGAGACATTGCAATACACAACTTTGATCATGTATATGACAAAAATATGA
- the LOC130749468 gene encoding probable caffeine synthase MTL2 isoform X3: MSTEQVLYMNGEGAETSYAKNSTFQRKVISETQPILEESIKRFLHQTTFKSSLKVADLGCSSGPNALLVVYKILTIINETKNNSNLEAPILQVYLNDLFGNDFSGIFKLLPDFYQGVQERGHNNGACLIHATPGNFYGRLFPNNYINFFHSSSSLHWLSQAPEELTTGEEPLNKGHIHITNTSPEIVYKAYFEQFQRDFKLFLRSRSDELTVGGSMLLSFLGRENSLFEIGTSGALIGMILNDMVLEGLVEETTLDYFNMPLYCPTMEEVKQIIEGEGSFTLQTLKTIQISWNSHLPDDIDVSVLDNKMRGYLIAKSLRAVMEPLLSFAFGNNIMDELFSRFGKKISQIMEMETLQYTTLIMYMTKI, translated from the exons ATGTCGACAGAACAAGTTCTTTACATGAATGGAGAAGGAGCAGAAACAAGTTATGCAAAAAACTCCACATTCCAA AGAAAAGTGATATCGGAAACACAACCTATTCTAGAAGAAAGTATCAAGAGATTCTTGCATCAAACCACTTTTAAAAGTAGTTTGAAAGTGGCAGATTTAGGTTGCTCCTCGGGACCAAATGCACTTTTGGTCGTATATAAAATATTGACTATCATCaatgaaactaaaaataattcaaatcttGAGGCGCCTATACTCCAAGTTTACCTTAATGATCTTTTTGGAAATGATTTTAGCGGTATCTTCAAGTTACTTCCTGATTTCTACCAAGGGGTACAAGAGAGAGGACACAACAATGGAGCATGCCTTATACATGCAACTCCAGGGAACTTCTATGGGAGACTTTTTCCGAACAATTACATCAATTTCTTTCATTCTTCCAGTAGTCTTCATTGGCTCTCACAG GCTCCAGAAGAATTGACTACGGGAGAAGAACCACTAAACAAGGGTCATATTCATATAACAAATACAAGCCCTGAAATAGTCTATAAAGCATATTTTGAGCAATTTCAAAGAGATTTTAAATTGTTTCTAAGATCACGTTCAGATGAACTAACTGTTGGTGGAAGTATGTTACTATCTTTCCTTGGAAGAGAAAATTCTTTATTTGAAATAGGTACTTCAGGAGCCTTAATTGGGATGATACTCAATGACATGGTCTTAGAG GGTTTGGTTGAAGAGACAACATTGGATTATTTTAATATGCCTTTATATTGTCCTACAATGGAGGAAGTTAAACAAATAATTGAGGGAGAAGGATCATTTACCCTTCAAACATtgaaaactatccaaataagtTGGAATTCACATCTTCCAGATGACATTGATGTTTCTGTTCTTGATAACAAAATGAGAGGATATTTGATTGCCAAATCCCTTAGAGCTGTCATGGAACCTCTTTTGTCATTTGCATTTGGCAATAATATCATGGACGAATTATTCTCAAGGTTCGGAAAGAAGATTTCCCAAATCATGGAGATGGAGACATTGCAATACACAACTTTGATCATGTATATGACAAAAATATGA